One part of the Vitis riparia cultivar Riparia Gloire de Montpellier isolate 1030 chromosome 15, EGFV_Vit.rip_1.0, whole genome shotgun sequence genome encodes these proteins:
- the LOC117932242 gene encoding lysine-specific demethylase JMJ25-like isoform X2, whose amino-acid sequence MEASVDFRCKKSAGKWRCSETASKGKSYCEKHCWQIKNQSERKKREREGKIIGSGEFAGGGGGERTGEKRRRRKESDSDGSDDNSTLVKDLRKRHPITKKDRVNRIVDINSDKIESNCGNGKAESGGGQRSSTEDQSKSGSRIPENGVLGDNKKNSGSNCKGVRNSGQDKLNKNKEHGSLMCHQCQRNDKSGVVHCSSCTRKRYCFECIAKWYPEKTRDEIESACPFCCGNCNCKACLREVLFVKANHKELDDSVKLQRLQYLLFKALPVLRHVHQEQKSEVEIEAKIRGVQLMESDITRSKLEKNERLYCDNCNTSIVDFHRSCPNPDCSYDLCLICCRELREGRQPGGSEAETSHQQFVERAHGQVADGKSKATTKRKRNGRVSEVELAADDSKADVSNQFPDWRATGDGSIPCPPKERGGCGTAILELRRNFKANWVMKLIQSSEDLICHYQLPDHNFSQGCSLCWPNVTGRNSEQNSEMRKAAFRKHGHDNFLYCPNAVNITDDEIEHFQRHWMRGEPVIVRNVLDKTSGLSWEPMVMWRAFRETGAKTKFKEETRSVKAIDCLDWCEVEINIHQFFAGYLEGRMHKGGWPEMLKLKDWPSSTLFEERLPRHGAEFIAALPYCDYTDPKSGFLNIATKLPTESLKPDLGPKTYIAYGFPLELGRGDSVTKLHCDMSDAVNVLTHTAKVKVAPWQHKRIKTMQKKHAIGDLHELYGGISEAVDESENIVEKDHLLPEQKKSKVKPCDIANLVTENGVQHHPTKDQLDEDVNNADSKSNATDNMNEKLKAKVTARSEKRGYQPSNCRDDAERDSSSGNEVGTSSTCSATENLYHANGLEVENETMAEEDASNQDGLNSSSDTTTNDSLQNIDDSTVAHGGAVWDIFRRQDVPKLIEYLQKHQKEFRHINNLSIKSVIHPIHDQTLFLNERHKKQLKEEYNVEPWTFEQNLGEAVFIPAGCPHQVRNRQSCIKVALDFVSPENVQECIRLTDEFRLLPKNHRAKEDKLEVKKMTLYAVSSAVREAKKIISNLKPKGFCKSHASCCFGR is encoded by the exons ATGGAAGCCTCCGTCGATTTCCGGTGCAAAAAATCTGCCGGGAAATGGCGGTGCAGCGAGACGGCGTCGAAGGGGAAATCGTACTGTGAGAAGCACTGTTGGCAGATAAAGAATCAAAGCGAGAGGaaaaagagggagagagaaggaaagaTAATCGGTTCTGGAGAATTCGCCGGTGGCGGTGGTGGAGAGAGGACCGGtgagaagaggaggaggaggaaagAGTCCGACAGCGATGGATCAGATGACAATTCGACTCTGGTGAAAGACCTGCGCAAACGACACCCTATCACTAAAAAGGATAGAGTGAACCGGATTGTGGATATTAATTCAGATAAAATTGAGTCTAACTGCGGTAATGGAAAAGCGGAATCCGGCGGAGGACAGAGGAGTTCAACTGAAGACCAGAGCAAATCCGGTTCTAGAATACCT GAAAATGGGGTTCTTGGTGATAATAAGAAGAATAGTGGCAGTAATTGTAAGGGTGTAAGGAATTCTGGTCAG GACAAACTCAATAAGAACAAAGAGCATGGTAGCTTAATGTGTCATCAATGTCAGCGAAATGATAAGAGTGGTGTTGTTCACTGTTCCAGCTGTACAAGGAAACGCTACTGCTTTGAGTGCATTGCAAAATG GTACCCTGAAAAAACAAGAGATGAAATTGAGAGTGCATGCCCATTTTGTTGTGGCAATTGTAATTGCAAGGCTTGCCTGCGGGAGGTTTTGTTTGTGAAG GCTAATCATAAGGAATTAGATGACAGTGTCAAATTGCAGCGACTGCAGTACTTACTATTCAAAGCCCTGCCTGTTCTCAGGCATGTTCACCAGGAGCAGAAATCTGAAGTAGAGATAGAAGCCAAGATACGAG GTGTTCAATTGATGGAGAGTGATATAACAAGGTCTAAACTTGAGAAAAATGAACGATTATACTG TGATAATTGCAATACATCCATTGTTGATTTTCATAGAAGCTGCCCCAACCCTGATTGCTCTTATGATCTCTGTCTCATATGTTGTCGTGAGCTACGAGAAGGTCGTCAGCCTGGAGGAAGTGAAGCAGAAACATCCCACCAGCAGTTTGTAGAAAGAGCTCATGGGCAAGTCGCAGATGGGAAGAGCAAGGCTACAACTAAAAGAAAACGAAATGGTAGAGTGAGTGAAGTGGAGCTTGCTGCTGATGATTCTAAAGCTGATGTCTCCAATCAGTTTCCTGATTGGAGAGCAACTGGTGATGGTAGCATTCCATGCCCTCCAAAAGAGCGTGGAGGTTGTGGTACTGCAATACTGGAGTTGAGACGCAATTTCAAAGCTAATTGGGTAATGAAGTTGATTCAGAGTTCAGAGGATCTTATTTGCCATTATCAGTTACCAgatcataatttttctcaagGTTGTTCTTTATGCTGGCCAAATGTTACTGGAAGGAACAGTGAACAAAATTCTGAAATGAGGAAGGCTGCTTTCAGGAAGCATGGTCATGATAACTTCTTGTACTGCCCAAATGCTGTCAACATTACTGATGATGAAATCGAGCATTTCCAAAGGCATTGGATGAGAGGGGAACCTGTGATTGTCAGAAATGTTCTTGACAAGACATCTGGCCTTAGTTGGGAACCAATGGTAATGTGGAGGGCTTTTAGAGAAACAGGTGCAAAAACAAAGTTCAAAGAGGAGACACGGAGTGTGAAGGCCATAGATTGCCTGGATTGGTGTGAG GTTGAGATTaatattcatcaattttttgCGGGCTACTTAGAGGGTCGTATGCATAAGGGTGGATGGCCAGAGATGTTGAAGCTGAAAGATTGGCCCTCATCAACTCTATTCGAAGAGCGTTTGCCCAGGCATGGTGCTGAATTTATTGCAGCACTCCCATATTGTGACTATACTGATCCAAAATCAGGTTTTTTGAACATTGCTACAAAACTTCCTACTGAGTCCCTGAAACCCGATTTAGGACCCAAAACATATATTGCATATGGATTTCCTTTGGAGCTCGGTAGAGGAGATTCAGTGACAAAGCTGCATTGTGACATGTCTGATGCG GTTAATGTACTGACACATACTGCGAAGGTGAAGGTTGCCCCATGGCagcataaaagaataaaaacaatgcAGAAGAAACATGCTATTGGAGATTTGCATGAACTCTATGGTGGAATAAGTGAAGCTGTGGATGAAAGTGAGAACATAGTTGAGAAGGACCATTTGTTACCAGAACAGAAAAAGTCAAAGGTGAAGCCATGTGATATAGCAAATCTTGTTACTGAGAATGGAGTTCAACATCACCCTACAAAGGATCAACTGGATGAGGATGTTAACAATGCAGACTCCAAGTCAAATGCAACTGACAATATGAATGAGAAGTTAAAAGCAAAGGTAACAGCACGATCTGAAAAGAGAGGATACCAGCCTTCGAATTGCAGGGATGATGCTGAGAGGGATTCCTCCTCAGGAAATGAGGTAGGTACAAGCTCCACTTGTTCTGCCACTGAAAATTTATATCATGCCAATGGACTTGAAGTTGAGAATGAAACTATGGCTGAAGAAGATGCATCCAATCAAGATGGCCTGAACTCTTCTAGTGACACAACTACAAACGATTCTCTTCAGAATATAGATGATTCAACTGTGGCCCATGGTGGTGCTGTTTGGGACATCTTTCGCAGGCAGGATGTTCCTAAGTTGATTGAGTACTTGCAAAAGCACCAAAAGGAATTTCGCCACATAAATAATCTTTCTATAAAGTCT GTCATCCATCCTATTCATGATCAGACCCTTTTCTTGAATGAAAGGCATAAAAAACAACTGAAGGAAGAGTACA ATGTTGAGCCCTGGACATTTGAGCAAAACCTTGGTGAGGCTGTTTTCATTCCAGCAGGGTGTCCTCATCAAGTGAGAAATAGACAA tCATGCATCAAGGTGGCCCTTGACTTTGTTTCCCCTGAGAATGTTCAAGAATGTATTCGGCTAACTGATGAGTTTCGTCTACTCCCAAAAAACCATAGAGCCAAGGAAGATAAATTGGAG GTTAAAAAGATGACCCTTTATGCTGTAAGTTCAGCTGTAAGAGAAGCTAAGAAAATCATCTCAAATCTCAA GCCTAAAGGGTTTTGCAAATCGCACGCCTCATGTTGCTTCGGGCGTTGA
- the LOC117932242 gene encoding lysine-specific demethylase JMJ25-like isoform X4, giving the protein MEASVDFRCKKSAGKWRCSETASKGKSYCEKHCWQIKNQSERKKREREGKIIGSGEFAGGGGGERTGEKRRRRKESDSDGSDDNSTLVKDLRKRHPITKKDRVNRIVDINSDKIESNCGNGKAESGGGQRSSTEDQSKSGSRIPENGVLGDNKKNSGSNCKGVRNSGQDKLNKNKEHGSLMCHQCQRNDKSGVVHCSSCTRKRYCFECIAKWYPEKTRDEIESACPFCCGNCNCKACLREVLFVKANHKELDDSVKLQRLQYLLFKALPVLRHVHQEQKSEVEIEAKIRGVQLMESDITRSKLEKNERLYCDNCNTSIVDFHRSCPNPDCSYDLCLICCRELREGRQPGGSEAETSHQQFVERAHGQVADGKSKATTKRKRNGRVSEVELAADDSKADVSNQFPDWRATGDGSIPCPPKERGGCGTAILELRRNFKANWVMKLIQSSEDLICHYQLPDHNFSQGCSLCWPNVTGRNSEQNSEMRKAAFRKHGHDNFLYCPNAVNITDDEIEHFQRHWMRGEPVIVRNVLDKTSGLSWEPMVMWRAFRETGAKTKFKEETRSVKAIDCLDWCEVNVLTHTAKVKVAPWQHKRIKTMQKKHAIGDLHELYGGISEAVDESENIVEKDHLLPEQKKSKVKPCDIANLVTENGVQHHPTKDQLDEDVNNADSKSNATDNMNEKLKAKVTARSEKRGYQPSNCRDDAERDSSSGNEVGTSSTCSATENLYHANGLEVENETMAEEDASNQDGLNSSSDTTTNDSLQNIDDSTVAHGGAVWDIFRRQDVPKLIEYLQKHQKEFRHINNLSIKSVIHPIHDQTLFLNERHKKQLKEEYNVEPWTFEQNLGEAVFIPAGCPHQVRNRQSCIKVALDFVSPENVQECIRLTDEFRLLPKNHRAKEDKLEVKKMTLYAVSSAVREAKKIISNLKIERCVVERLESTGWNFPLRFLREYAFDFTLWA; this is encoded by the exons ATGGAAGCCTCCGTCGATTTCCGGTGCAAAAAATCTGCCGGGAAATGGCGGTGCAGCGAGACGGCGTCGAAGGGGAAATCGTACTGTGAGAAGCACTGTTGGCAGATAAAGAATCAAAGCGAGAGGaaaaagagggagagagaaggaaagaTAATCGGTTCTGGAGAATTCGCCGGTGGCGGTGGTGGAGAGAGGACCGGtgagaagaggaggaggaggaaagAGTCCGACAGCGATGGATCAGATGACAATTCGACTCTGGTGAAAGACCTGCGCAAACGACACCCTATCACTAAAAAGGATAGAGTGAACCGGATTGTGGATATTAATTCAGATAAAATTGAGTCTAACTGCGGTAATGGAAAAGCGGAATCCGGCGGAGGACAGAGGAGTTCAACTGAAGACCAGAGCAAATCCGGTTCTAGAATACCT GAAAATGGGGTTCTTGGTGATAATAAGAAGAATAGTGGCAGTAATTGTAAGGGTGTAAGGAATTCTGGTCAG GACAAACTCAATAAGAACAAAGAGCATGGTAGCTTAATGTGTCATCAATGTCAGCGAAATGATAAGAGTGGTGTTGTTCACTGTTCCAGCTGTACAAGGAAACGCTACTGCTTTGAGTGCATTGCAAAATG GTACCCTGAAAAAACAAGAGATGAAATTGAGAGTGCATGCCCATTTTGTTGTGGCAATTGTAATTGCAAGGCTTGCCTGCGGGAGGTTTTGTTTGTGAAG GCTAATCATAAGGAATTAGATGACAGTGTCAAATTGCAGCGACTGCAGTACTTACTATTCAAAGCCCTGCCTGTTCTCAGGCATGTTCACCAGGAGCAGAAATCTGAAGTAGAGATAGAAGCCAAGATACGAG GTGTTCAATTGATGGAGAGTGATATAACAAGGTCTAAACTTGAGAAAAATGAACGATTATACTG TGATAATTGCAATACATCCATTGTTGATTTTCATAGAAGCTGCCCCAACCCTGATTGCTCTTATGATCTCTGTCTCATATGTTGTCGTGAGCTACGAGAAGGTCGTCAGCCTGGAGGAAGTGAAGCAGAAACATCCCACCAGCAGTTTGTAGAAAGAGCTCATGGGCAAGTCGCAGATGGGAAGAGCAAGGCTACAACTAAAAGAAAACGAAATGGTAGAGTGAGTGAAGTGGAGCTTGCTGCTGATGATTCTAAAGCTGATGTCTCCAATCAGTTTCCTGATTGGAGAGCAACTGGTGATGGTAGCATTCCATGCCCTCCAAAAGAGCGTGGAGGTTGTGGTACTGCAATACTGGAGTTGAGACGCAATTTCAAAGCTAATTGGGTAATGAAGTTGATTCAGAGTTCAGAGGATCTTATTTGCCATTATCAGTTACCAgatcataatttttctcaagGTTGTTCTTTATGCTGGCCAAATGTTACTGGAAGGAACAGTGAACAAAATTCTGAAATGAGGAAGGCTGCTTTCAGGAAGCATGGTCATGATAACTTCTTGTACTGCCCAAATGCTGTCAACATTACTGATGATGAAATCGAGCATTTCCAAAGGCATTGGATGAGAGGGGAACCTGTGATTGTCAGAAATGTTCTTGACAAGACATCTGGCCTTAGTTGGGAACCAATGGTAATGTGGAGGGCTTTTAGAGAAACAGGTGCAAAAACAAAGTTCAAAGAGGAGACACGGAGTGTGAAGGCCATAGATTGCCTGGATTGGTGTGAG GTTAATGTACTGACACATACTGCGAAGGTGAAGGTTGCCCCATGGCagcataaaagaataaaaacaatgcAGAAGAAACATGCTATTGGAGATTTGCATGAACTCTATGGTGGAATAAGTGAAGCTGTGGATGAAAGTGAGAACATAGTTGAGAAGGACCATTTGTTACCAGAACAGAAAAAGTCAAAGGTGAAGCCATGTGATATAGCAAATCTTGTTACTGAGAATGGAGTTCAACATCACCCTACAAAGGATCAACTGGATGAGGATGTTAACAATGCAGACTCCAAGTCAAATGCAACTGACAATATGAATGAGAAGTTAAAAGCAAAGGTAACAGCACGATCTGAAAAGAGAGGATACCAGCCTTCGAATTGCAGGGATGATGCTGAGAGGGATTCCTCCTCAGGAAATGAGGTAGGTACAAGCTCCACTTGTTCTGCCACTGAAAATTTATATCATGCCAATGGACTTGAAGTTGAGAATGAAACTATGGCTGAAGAAGATGCATCCAATCAAGATGGCCTGAACTCTTCTAGTGACACAACTACAAACGATTCTCTTCAGAATATAGATGATTCAACTGTGGCCCATGGTGGTGCTGTTTGGGACATCTTTCGCAGGCAGGATGTTCCTAAGTTGATTGAGTACTTGCAAAAGCACCAAAAGGAATTTCGCCACATAAATAATCTTTCTATAAAGTCT GTCATCCATCCTATTCATGATCAGACCCTTTTCTTGAATGAAAGGCATAAAAAACAACTGAAGGAAGAGTACA ATGTTGAGCCCTGGACATTTGAGCAAAACCTTGGTGAGGCTGTTTTCATTCCAGCAGGGTGTCCTCATCAAGTGAGAAATAGACAA tCATGCATCAAGGTGGCCCTTGACTTTGTTTCCCCTGAGAATGTTCAAGAATGTATTCGGCTAACTGATGAGTTTCGTCTACTCCCAAAAAACCATAGAGCCAAGGAAGATAAATTGGAG GTTAAAAAGATGACCCTTTATGCTGTAAGTTCAGCTGTAAGAGAAGCTAAGAAAATCATCTCAAATCTCAA AATCGAAAGATGTGTGGTGGAAAGGCTGGAAAGCACCGGATGGAACTTCCCATTACGCTTTCTACGGGAATATGCTTTTGATTTTACTTTGTGG GCCTAA
- the LOC117932242 gene encoding lysine-specific demethylase JMJ25-like isoform X1, producing the protein MEASVDFRCKKSAGKWRCSETASKGKSYCEKHCWQIKNQSERKKREREGKIIGSGEFAGGGGGERTGEKRRRRKESDSDGSDDNSTLVKDLRKRHPITKKDRVNRIVDINSDKIESNCGNGKAESGGGQRSSTEDQSKSGSRIPENGVLGDNKKNSGSNCKGVRNSGQDKLNKNKEHGSLMCHQCQRNDKSGVVHCSSCTRKRYCFECIAKWYPEKTRDEIESACPFCCGNCNCKACLREVLFVKANHKELDDSVKLQRLQYLLFKALPVLRHVHQEQKSEVEIEAKIRGVQLMESDITRSKLEKNERLYCDNCNTSIVDFHRSCPNPDCSYDLCLICCRELREGRQPGGSEAETSHQQFVERAHGQVADGKSKATTKRKRNGRVSEVELAADDSKADVSNQFPDWRATGDGSIPCPPKERGGCGTAILELRRNFKANWVMKLIQSSEDLICHYQLPDHNFSQGCSLCWPNVTGRNSEQNSEMRKAAFRKHGHDNFLYCPNAVNITDDEIEHFQRHWMRGEPVIVRNVLDKTSGLSWEPMVMWRAFRETGAKTKFKEETRSVKAIDCLDWCEVEINIHQFFAGYLEGRMHKGGWPEMLKLKDWPSSTLFEERLPRHGAEFIAALPYCDYTDPKSGFLNIATKLPTESLKPDLGPKTYIAYGFPLELGRGDSVTKLHCDMSDAVNVLTHTAKVKVAPWQHKRIKTMQKKHAIGDLHELYGGISEAVDESENIVEKDHLLPEQKKSKVKPCDIANLVTENGVQHHPTKDQLDEDVNNADSKSNATDNMNEKLKAKVTARSEKRGYQPSNCRDDAERDSSSGNEVGTSSTCSATENLYHANGLEVENETMAEEDASNQDGLNSSSDTTTNDSLQNIDDSTVAHGGAVWDIFRRQDVPKLIEYLQKHQKEFRHINNLSIKSVIHPIHDQTLFLNERHKKQLKEEYNVEPWTFEQNLGEAVFIPAGCPHQVRNRQSCIKVALDFVSPENVQECIRLTDEFRLLPKNHRAKEDKLEVKKMTLYAVSSAVREAKKIISNLKIERCVVERLESTGWNFPLRFLREYAFDFTLWA; encoded by the exons ATGGAAGCCTCCGTCGATTTCCGGTGCAAAAAATCTGCCGGGAAATGGCGGTGCAGCGAGACGGCGTCGAAGGGGAAATCGTACTGTGAGAAGCACTGTTGGCAGATAAAGAATCAAAGCGAGAGGaaaaagagggagagagaaggaaagaTAATCGGTTCTGGAGAATTCGCCGGTGGCGGTGGTGGAGAGAGGACCGGtgagaagaggaggaggaggaaagAGTCCGACAGCGATGGATCAGATGACAATTCGACTCTGGTGAAAGACCTGCGCAAACGACACCCTATCACTAAAAAGGATAGAGTGAACCGGATTGTGGATATTAATTCAGATAAAATTGAGTCTAACTGCGGTAATGGAAAAGCGGAATCCGGCGGAGGACAGAGGAGTTCAACTGAAGACCAGAGCAAATCCGGTTCTAGAATACCT GAAAATGGGGTTCTTGGTGATAATAAGAAGAATAGTGGCAGTAATTGTAAGGGTGTAAGGAATTCTGGTCAG GACAAACTCAATAAGAACAAAGAGCATGGTAGCTTAATGTGTCATCAATGTCAGCGAAATGATAAGAGTGGTGTTGTTCACTGTTCCAGCTGTACAAGGAAACGCTACTGCTTTGAGTGCATTGCAAAATG GTACCCTGAAAAAACAAGAGATGAAATTGAGAGTGCATGCCCATTTTGTTGTGGCAATTGTAATTGCAAGGCTTGCCTGCGGGAGGTTTTGTTTGTGAAG GCTAATCATAAGGAATTAGATGACAGTGTCAAATTGCAGCGACTGCAGTACTTACTATTCAAAGCCCTGCCTGTTCTCAGGCATGTTCACCAGGAGCAGAAATCTGAAGTAGAGATAGAAGCCAAGATACGAG GTGTTCAATTGATGGAGAGTGATATAACAAGGTCTAAACTTGAGAAAAATGAACGATTATACTG TGATAATTGCAATACATCCATTGTTGATTTTCATAGAAGCTGCCCCAACCCTGATTGCTCTTATGATCTCTGTCTCATATGTTGTCGTGAGCTACGAGAAGGTCGTCAGCCTGGAGGAAGTGAAGCAGAAACATCCCACCAGCAGTTTGTAGAAAGAGCTCATGGGCAAGTCGCAGATGGGAAGAGCAAGGCTACAACTAAAAGAAAACGAAATGGTAGAGTGAGTGAAGTGGAGCTTGCTGCTGATGATTCTAAAGCTGATGTCTCCAATCAGTTTCCTGATTGGAGAGCAACTGGTGATGGTAGCATTCCATGCCCTCCAAAAGAGCGTGGAGGTTGTGGTACTGCAATACTGGAGTTGAGACGCAATTTCAAAGCTAATTGGGTAATGAAGTTGATTCAGAGTTCAGAGGATCTTATTTGCCATTATCAGTTACCAgatcataatttttctcaagGTTGTTCTTTATGCTGGCCAAATGTTACTGGAAGGAACAGTGAACAAAATTCTGAAATGAGGAAGGCTGCTTTCAGGAAGCATGGTCATGATAACTTCTTGTACTGCCCAAATGCTGTCAACATTACTGATGATGAAATCGAGCATTTCCAAAGGCATTGGATGAGAGGGGAACCTGTGATTGTCAGAAATGTTCTTGACAAGACATCTGGCCTTAGTTGGGAACCAATGGTAATGTGGAGGGCTTTTAGAGAAACAGGTGCAAAAACAAAGTTCAAAGAGGAGACACGGAGTGTGAAGGCCATAGATTGCCTGGATTGGTGTGAG GTTGAGATTaatattcatcaattttttgCGGGCTACTTAGAGGGTCGTATGCATAAGGGTGGATGGCCAGAGATGTTGAAGCTGAAAGATTGGCCCTCATCAACTCTATTCGAAGAGCGTTTGCCCAGGCATGGTGCTGAATTTATTGCAGCACTCCCATATTGTGACTATACTGATCCAAAATCAGGTTTTTTGAACATTGCTACAAAACTTCCTACTGAGTCCCTGAAACCCGATTTAGGACCCAAAACATATATTGCATATGGATTTCCTTTGGAGCTCGGTAGAGGAGATTCAGTGACAAAGCTGCATTGTGACATGTCTGATGCG GTTAATGTACTGACACATACTGCGAAGGTGAAGGTTGCCCCATGGCagcataaaagaataaaaacaatgcAGAAGAAACATGCTATTGGAGATTTGCATGAACTCTATGGTGGAATAAGTGAAGCTGTGGATGAAAGTGAGAACATAGTTGAGAAGGACCATTTGTTACCAGAACAGAAAAAGTCAAAGGTGAAGCCATGTGATATAGCAAATCTTGTTACTGAGAATGGAGTTCAACATCACCCTACAAAGGATCAACTGGATGAGGATGTTAACAATGCAGACTCCAAGTCAAATGCAACTGACAATATGAATGAGAAGTTAAAAGCAAAGGTAACAGCACGATCTGAAAAGAGAGGATACCAGCCTTCGAATTGCAGGGATGATGCTGAGAGGGATTCCTCCTCAGGAAATGAGGTAGGTACAAGCTCCACTTGTTCTGCCACTGAAAATTTATATCATGCCAATGGACTTGAAGTTGAGAATGAAACTATGGCTGAAGAAGATGCATCCAATCAAGATGGCCTGAACTCTTCTAGTGACACAACTACAAACGATTCTCTTCAGAATATAGATGATTCAACTGTGGCCCATGGTGGTGCTGTTTGGGACATCTTTCGCAGGCAGGATGTTCCTAAGTTGATTGAGTACTTGCAAAAGCACCAAAAGGAATTTCGCCACATAAATAATCTTTCTATAAAGTCT GTCATCCATCCTATTCATGATCAGACCCTTTTCTTGAATGAAAGGCATAAAAAACAACTGAAGGAAGAGTACA ATGTTGAGCCCTGGACATTTGAGCAAAACCTTGGTGAGGCTGTTTTCATTCCAGCAGGGTGTCCTCATCAAGTGAGAAATAGACAA tCATGCATCAAGGTGGCCCTTGACTTTGTTTCCCCTGAGAATGTTCAAGAATGTATTCGGCTAACTGATGAGTTTCGTCTACTCCCAAAAAACCATAGAGCCAAGGAAGATAAATTGGAG GTTAAAAAGATGACCCTTTATGCTGTAAGTTCAGCTGTAAGAGAAGCTAAGAAAATCATCTCAAATCTCAA AATCGAAAGATGTGTGGTGGAAAGGCTGGAAAGCACCGGATGGAACTTCCCATTACGCTTTCTACGGGAATATGCTTTTGATTTTACTTTGTGG GCCTAA